In the Verrucomicrobiales bacterium genome, one interval contains:
- a CDS encoding sigma-70 family RNA polymerase sigma factor → MSASDTPEPASTQPSDAVPQVVEHLFRHESARIVATLTGIFGVEHLTLAEDVVQETLARALQTWPFYGVPDNPAAWIMRASRNLALDVVRRQKVFRDKEPEIIRLLEDHMARPDAESASGPESDQISDDRLRLMFVCCHPVVPVEAQVALALRTLCGFGTEEISRAFLTSEAAIAKRLVRARAKIRDAQIPFAIPEGAELVKRLDGVLHTLYLLFNEGYKTSVGPKLIREDVCHEAIRLASLLTSHPAGNQPKAHALLALMLLNAARLPARVDDDGNLVRLREQDRSQWDRSLIARGMLHIARSAAGAEISEYHVQAGIAAVHAASADEASTDWRRIRALYDHWITMDDSPVVALNRAVVISMLEGPEAGRAAVMAIPQRDKLESYYLLYSVLGDFESRLGNRDAAAAHFRRALELVESDSEKRFLSARLGEGGRG, encoded by the coding sequence ATGAGCGCGTCCGACACTCCCGAGCCGGCGTCGACCCAACCCAGCGATGCTGTTCCCCAAGTCGTGGAACATCTGTTCCGACATGAGTCGGCCCGGATCGTCGCCACGCTCACCGGCATCTTTGGCGTGGAACATCTCACGCTGGCCGAAGACGTCGTGCAGGAAACGCTCGCCCGCGCTCTGCAAACCTGGCCCTTCTACGGGGTTCCGGACAATCCGGCTGCTTGGATTATGCGGGCCTCGCGCAACCTGGCTCTGGATGTGGTCCGGCGCCAGAAGGTGTTCCGGGATAAGGAGCCGGAAATCATTCGTCTGCTGGAGGATCACATGGCCCGGCCCGATGCCGAATCGGCCAGTGGCCCGGAGTCGGATCAGATCAGCGACGATCGGTTGCGCCTGATGTTCGTGTGCTGCCATCCGGTGGTGCCTGTCGAAGCCCAAGTGGCCTTGGCGCTTCGTACCTTGTGCGGATTCGGAACGGAAGAGATCAGTCGCGCGTTCCTGACTTCCGAAGCCGCCATTGCCAAACGACTGGTGCGCGCACGGGCCAAGATCCGCGACGCCCAAATTCCCTTCGCGATTCCCGAAGGAGCGGAGCTGGTGAAACGCTTGGATGGCGTGCTTCACACGCTTTACCTCCTGTTCAATGAAGGATACAAGACGTCGGTCGGACCGAAGCTGATTCGCGAGGATGTTTGTCATGAGGCGATTCGGCTGGCCTCACTGCTCACCTCGCATCCCGCGGGCAATCAGCCTAAGGCTCACGCGCTGCTTGCGTTGATGCTGCTCAACGCCGCGCGTCTGCCTGCTCGAGTGGACGACGACGGTAACCTGGTTCGATTGCGGGAACAGGACCGCAGCCAGTGGGACCGTTCGCTGATCGCTCGCGGCATGCTGCACATCGCCCGGTCCGCGGCGGGCGCGGAGATCTCGGAATATCACGTGCAAGCGGGGATTGCGGCGGTCCACGCAGCGTCGGCCGATGAGGCATCCACCGACTGGCGTCGAATCCGCGCGCTCTATGATCATTGGATCACGATGGATGATTCACCGGTGGTGGCGCTGAACCGGGCGGTTGTGATCTCCATGCTCGAGGGACCCGAAGCAGGGCGAGCCGCCGTGATGGCGATTCCTCAGCGCGACAAGTTGGAATCTTACTATTTGTTGTACTCCGTGCTGGGTGATTTTGAGTCGCGACTGGGAAATCGCGACGCCGCCGCCGCGCATTTCCGTCGCGCGCTGGAATTGGTGGAGAGCGACTCGGAGAAGCGGTTTCTGTCCGCGAGATTGGGGGAAGGGGGAAGGGGGTAG